A single Nitrospiria bacterium DNA region contains:
- a CDS encoding DUF3800 domain-containing protein, with protein MWFLYLDESGDLGFDFFGKRPSRFFTVAIMAVDGIEENRKIIKAVRKTIRRKFPIKRDVELKGVRTRIEIKQYFYSLIRPVRFSIYALTLNKRRVYDELATQKDRVYNFISRKVLDQFPFEDAETRIQLYLDRCKSKLEVREFNSYLERQLKSRIDPRVPLSIDHADSSDNPGLQVIDLFAWGIFRKYEKKDSEWFEVFKEKVRYDERYL; from the coding sequence ATGTGGTTTCTCTATCTGGATGAGAGCGGAGATTTAGGCTTTGACTTTTTCGGAAAGAGGCCCTCACGGTTCTTCACGGTTGCAATAATGGCCGTGGATGGGATTGAGGAAAACAGGAAAATCATTAAAGCGGTAAGGAAAACAATTCGGAGGAAGTTTCCGATAAAACGGGATGTAGAGTTGAAAGGAGTACGGACCCGTATAGAAATCAAACAGTATTTTTATAGCCTGATTCGGCCTGTGAGGTTCAGCATTTACGCCCTTACTTTGAATAAGCGGCGTGTCTATGATGAGTTGGCGACCCAAAAAGACCGTGTTTACAATTTTATTTCCAGGAAGGTTCTCGATCAATTCCCATTTGAGGATGCGGAGACGAGAATTCAGCTTTACCTGGACCGGTGCAAAAGCAAATTAGAGGTCAGGGAGTTCAACAGTTATCTTGAAAGGCAACTTAAAAGCAGAATTGACCCGCGCGTTCCCTTGAGTATCGATCATGCCGATTCGTCGGATAATCCGGGTTTACAGGTTATTGATCTGTTCGCGTGGGGTATTTTTCGAAAGTATGAAAAGAAAGATTCAGAATGGTTCGAAGTGTTCAAGGAGAAGGTGAGGTATGACGAGCGGTACCTTTAG